The DNA region tgcGCAGGTGTCTTCTGGACACGACTTTTCAAAAATCCCAGTGCACGTCCTTCTCCGTGCCTGACGCTGCAGGTGCGCCGGACGATGCGGCGAATCCTCATCGTTCTGACGAAGCGCGAAATCCAGCAACAGTGTCTGCGGGCGAAAGACATTCTGGCCAAGCAGCAGAAACGGGAGGTACTGGAAACCCGCCGGTACCAGCTGGAAGAAAAGATGCTTCAGTTGGAACATCGCATCCGGCGAATGGAGCCTGCGCAGTCTCTTCAGAGAGAAGCCTGGCAAGCAACGCTTGATCGGTACCGCGCCGACCACGAAGATCTCCTCATTCAGTTGCATCCGTTGCGGAAAGGTCAGCTAGAGTGCACAGCATGTACGGCCACAGGTTCGCAGGCGGCTGTGGGACGGGTTGCACGCCGAGTGTGCTCTCGCAAGGCTTTAGATGCGAACGGTTCCTTCAGAAGGTTCCCAACCATCCGAGAAAAAGGCGTCAGTGCCGCATCAAACAGTTTGCGCcccaaagagagacgggggcgTCGAAGGAACTGACGGCACGCGTGTTCAGTGAAGCTGCGTGGATTCACGGCTGTGCGCGCACGGACAGTGTGTGACTCCAGTGCTTTTCGCTCTGTGGTCTTTCCCGCTTGCTTGTCGAtgcagagacgacgcagctGCTTGCGCCGGACTGGAGGTACGAACGAAAGTATTCGGACTTGCCGGGGCCGATTAGGTGGAAGAAACAGTACATTCCTGCGCTGGAAGATCAGTACCGAAAACCCATCCGCTTTCACTAGGGCAAAGGAGTCTTCTCGTTTTGCTGTTCactgttttttctttgctgCTTT from Neospora caninum Liverpool complete genome, chromosome VIIb includes:
- a CDS encoding GekBS177P, related, which translates into the protein MNVVARAFRGAGATAALHLPRRGVDELWKAIGAKQKEANAVAGDAWPACLLRMKSFEDLHKLWYICLKEKNLLMGEKWAARQHKQEMKQPERLQKVRRTMRRILIVLTKREIQQQCLRAKDILAKQQKREVLETRRYQLEEKMLQLEHRIRRMEPAQSLQREAWQATLDRYRADHEDLLIQLHPLRKETTQLLAPDWRYERKYSDLPGPIRWKKQYIPALEDQYRKPIRFH